Proteins encoded together in one Glandiceps talaboti chromosome 11, keGlaTala1.1, whole genome shotgun sequence window:
- the LOC144442025 gene encoding BTB/POZ domain-containing protein KCTD6-like, whose translation MAYQIKTTTVGEMVSLNVGGKLYTTSLTTLTRFPDSMLGAMFSDNVPVQPDDKGNYLIDRDGELFRHVLNFLRTSRLKLPKNFDEHDLLMEEADFYQLAELKQALISTRDSNPGKALAVYAFFRDGR comes from the coding sequence ATGGCATACCAAATTAAGACGACAACAGTTGGTGAAATGGTGTCGTTGAATGTTGGTGGTAAACTGTATACAACCTCGTTGACGACGTTAACTCGCTTCCCTGACTCCATGTTGGGTGCCATGTTTAGTGATAATGTACCAGTACAGCCGGACGACAAGGGGAACTATCTCATCGATAGAGACGGGGAATTATTCCGCCATGTTCTCAATTTTCTTAGAACGTCTCGACTCAAATTGCCAAAGAATTTCGATGAGCATGATCTACTGATGGAGGAAGCTGATTTCTATCAACTGGCTGAGTTAAAACAAGCCCTGATTTCGACTCGAGACAGCAACCCTGGTAAAGCCCTCGCAGTGTATGCATTTTTCAGAGACGGTAGATGA
- the LOC144442023 gene encoding BTB/POZ domain-containing protein kctd15-like, with the protein MAYQIKTTVGEMVSLNVGGKLYTTSLTTLTRFPDSMLGAMFSGNVPVQTDDKGNYLIDRDGELFRHVLNFLRTSRLTLPGNFDEHDLLMEEADFYQLVVLKEALVSYQDSCKVHDKGTPVDHVVYAEQGRYYNDPDTSCTLTASRQVIESLPSLMRHFRYGECNCLGINFDKCESFGISFYKSIDCRRNRLSQHLSTLSHLELFRDLEALHFSVVSSACGYNKETALNTWTFRRGSRLK; encoded by the coding sequence ATGGCATACCAAATCAAGACAACAGTTGGTGAAATGGTGTCATTAAATGTTGGTGGTAAACTGTACACAACCTCGTTGACGACGTTAACTCGCTTCCCTGACTCCATGCTGGGCGCCATGTTTAGTGGTAATGTACCAGTACAGACGGATGACAAGGGGAACTATCTCATCGATAGAGACGGGGAATTATTCCGTCATGTTCTCAACTTTCTCAGAACCTCACGACTCACACTGCCAGGGAACTTTGATGAGCATGATCTACTAATGGAGGAAGCCGATTTCTATCAACTTGTTGTCCTGAAAGAAGCACTTGTTTCATATCAAGATAGCTGCAAAGTTCACGATAAGGGAACACCAGTAGACCATGTCGTATATGCTGAACAAGGAAGGTATTATAATGACCCTGATACTAGTTGCACACTCACTGCGTCTCGACAAGTCATTGAGTCACTTCCTTCACTGATGCGGCACTTTAGGTATGGTGAATGCAATTGTCTCGGGATAAATTTCGATAAGTGTGAATCGTTTGGAATAAGTTTTTATAAATCTATTGACTGTCGCAGAAATCGACTTTCCCAGCACCTTTCTACACTCAGTCACCTAGAGTTATTTCGTGACCTCGAAGCATTGCATTTCAGTGTTGTATCATCAGCTTGTGGCTACAATAAAGAAACTGCGTTAAATACGTGGACTTTCCGGAGAGGTTCAAGACTGAAATGA
- the LOC144442024 gene encoding BTB/POZ domain-containing protein KCTD1-like translates to MAYQIKTTVGEMVSLNVGGKLYTTSLTTLTRFPDSMLGTMFSGNVPVQTDDKGNYLIDRDGELFRHVLNFLRITRLQLPRDFEEHDSLIEEADFYQLNALKDAVAISRDKKNNFEYVIFSEKLGGRSICKIVATRHVIEALPSLVEHAQNDSRWLSFQQGHTNSETYGVSFSKSIQFHVQCKRTPNPPSVFNILELFHDLETLGFILVSSSCGCREQQDLNVWTFRRSARSRGESD, encoded by the coding sequence atggCTTACCAAATTAAGACAACGGTTGGTGAAATGGTGTCATTAAATGTTGGTGGTAAACTGTATACAACCTCGTTGACGACGTTAACTCGATTCCCTGACTCCATGTTGGGCACCATGTTTAGTGGTAATGTACCAGTACAGACGGATGACAAGGGGAACTATCTCATCGATAGAGACGGGGAATTATTCCGTCATGTTCTCAACTTTCTTAGAATTACTCGGCTCCAACTTCCAAGAGATTTTGAGGAGCACGATTCGCTCATTGAAGAAGCTGACTTTTACCAACTGAATGCTTTGAAAGACGCAGTTGCAATATCACGAGATAAGAAAAACAATTTCGAATATGTCATATTCTCTGAGAAACTCGGCGGACGCAGTATATGCAAAATAGTAGCAACTCGGCATGTGATAGAGGCACTTCCATCCTTGGTGGAACATGCACAAAATGATTCTAGATGGTTGAGCTTTCAACAAGGTCATACAAACAGTGAAACGTACGGTGTGAGTTTTTCAAAATCTATTCAATTTCATGTTCAATGTAAACGTACACCGAACCCCCCTTCAGTATTCAATATCCTAGAACTATTCCATGATTTGGAAACATTGGGTTTCATCCTGGTTTCGTCTAGCTGTGGTTGCAGAGAGCAACAGGATTTAAATGTGTGGACATTTCGAAGGAGTGCAAGAAGTCGTGGAGAATCTGACTAA